From the genome of Candidatus Electrothrix communis, one region includes:
- a CDS encoding DUF58 domain-containing protein gives MRYFFYTSYRLFDGVSSWRKQRFTPAGLLVLAILVISAGLGMNPWRSTVYQVFALAVPLLTVALLFSLFFRVRISVKRRLPKFALAGEPLTYSLWVHNHSAKQQKGLLLNEQFGDPRPSFDEFIRAREPEEDTRNAWDRRTMVYRWMWLVAKNRQAKGKEQLLPTLAPHGKEKVRVETLPLHRGYLELTGITVSRPDPFGLFKACRFFPCYQRVLVLPKRYRLPQVDLPGSRRHQPGGVSLASSVGNSDEFVSLREYRSGDPLRRIHWKSWARTGKLIVKNYQDEFFVRHGLVMDTFQERPHSRAFEEAVSLAASFVSTVESQESLLDLMFVGNKAYCFSSGRGVSHTDSMMEILACVQPCHDRPFSELSALLINHASRLSGCICILLSWDEQRQEMIKTLRGLGIPLKIIVVMEQVDAVGDAGPMLSDQEDFHVLTAGEMEEGVAGL, from the coding sequence ATGCGATATTTTTTCTATACATCTTACAGATTGTTTGACGGGGTAAGCAGTTGGCGAAAACAACGCTTTACTCCGGCTGGCCTGCTGGTCCTAGCAATTCTTGTTATTTCTGCCGGGCTCGGGATGAACCCCTGGAGAAGCACGGTCTATCAGGTCTTCGCCCTTGCAGTCCCCCTGCTCACTGTTGCCCTCCTCTTCAGCCTCTTTTTCCGAGTTCGCATCAGCGTCAAGCGAAGGCTCCCCAAATTTGCTCTGGCAGGCGAACCCCTGACCTATTCTCTCTGGGTTCATAATCATTCTGCAAAGCAGCAAAAAGGGCTCCTTCTCAACGAACAATTCGGCGATCCCCGGCCCTCGTTTGATGAATTCATCCGGGCACGAGAACCGGAAGAAGACACCCGCAATGCCTGGGACAGGCGAACGATGGTCTACCGCTGGATGTGGCTGGTTGCCAAAAACCGGCAGGCAAAAGGGAAGGAGCAGCTCCTGCCGACTCTTGCCCCGCATGGCAAAGAGAAGGTTCGGGTTGAGACCCTGCCCTTGCATCGGGGCTATCTGGAACTGACCGGCATCACGGTGTCCCGCCCGGATCCCTTTGGCCTCTTCAAGGCCTGTCGTTTCTTTCCCTGCTATCAACGGGTATTGGTACTGCCCAAACGGTATCGCTTACCGCAGGTGGATCTTCCCGGCTCGCGCCGCCATCAACCCGGCGGGGTTTCCTTGGCCTCGTCCGTGGGTAACTCTGATGAATTTGTTTCCCTGCGGGAGTACCGATCCGGTGATCCCCTGCGTCGAATCCATTGGAAAAGCTGGGCCAGGACAGGCAAGCTGATCGTGAAGAATTATCAGGATGAATTCTTTGTTCGGCACGGCTTGGTGATGGATACCTTCCAGGAACGACCGCATAGCAGGGCCTTTGAAGAAGCGGTCTCGCTGGCGGCATCCTTTGTCAGCACGGTGGAGAGCCAGGAATCGCTGCTGGACCTGATGTTTGTCGGCAATAAGGCCTATTGTTTTTCCTCGGGTCGAGGGGTGTCCCATACGGACAGCATGATGGAAATCCTGGCTTGCGTCCAGCCCTGCCATGACCGACCCTTTTCCGAACTCTCTGCCCTGCTGATCAACCATGCCTCCCGGCTCAGTGGCTGCATCTGTATCCTGCTTTCTTGGGATGAACAACGGCAGGAGATGATCAAAACCCTGCGGGGGCTTGGAATTCCTCTGAAAATTATTGTGGTTATGGAACAGGTGGATGCGGTAGGGGATGCCGGGCCGATGCTGAGTGATCAGGAGGATTTTCATGTGCTGACTGCGGGCGAGATGGAAGAGGGGGTGGCTGGGTTATAA
- a CDS encoding MoxR family ATPase: MTDNKTTTAAATLHKVAANIRKVMKGQKNSIRLLLAGFAGGGHILLEDYPGTGKTTLAKTLALSIETRFTRIQFTPDLLPSDILGVSIFDPKEKEFRLHKGPIFTNILLADEINRASPRTQSALLEAMAEKQVSIDGGNCPLDDLFFVIATQNPVESRGTYPLPEAQMDRFALQFSLGYVSIEEEVAMLSNQAERHPIEDISACATIEDILLVKKQVHAVHISEELKQYIVQLVHTTRSFPGLVLGASPRASLALMQTARALALFDGQDFVTPDHIQEIAVPVIAHRLVLDPQARFSGQTAQGIVEELVETIPVPA, translated from the coding sequence ATGACGGACAACAAAACCACAACCGCAGCAGCAACCCTGCATAAGGTTGCCGCCAATATCCGGAAAGTCATGAAAGGACAGAAAAATTCCATCCGCCTCCTGCTGGCCGGTTTTGCCGGAGGAGGCCATATTCTACTGGAAGATTATCCAGGTACTGGCAAGACGACCTTAGCCAAAACCCTGGCTCTTTCCATCGAGACCCGCTTCACCCGCATCCAATTCACTCCGGATCTTCTGCCCTCGGATATCCTCGGTGTCTCCATCTTTGATCCTAAAGAAAAGGAATTTCGCCTCCACAAGGGGCCAATTTTCACCAATATCCTGCTGGCGGACGAGATCAATAGGGCCTCACCCCGCACCCAGTCAGCCCTGCTGGAGGCAATGGCGGAAAAGCAGGTGAGCATCGACGGCGGCAATTGCCCACTTGATGATCTCTTCTTTGTTATCGCCACCCAAAACCCGGTGGAATCACGAGGCACCTATCCCCTGCCTGAAGCCCAGATGGACCGTTTTGCCCTTCAGTTCAGCCTCGGCTATGTCAGTATAGAGGAAGAAGTGGCTATGCTCTCCAATCAGGCAGAGCGACATCCCATTGAGGACATCTCTGCCTGTGCCACCATAGAAGATATCCTGCTGGTCAAAAAGCAGGTACATGCTGTCCATATCAGCGAGGAGCTCAAACAGTACATTGTCCAACTCGTTCATACCACCCGTTCTTTCCCCGGCCTTGTTTTAGGAGCAAGTCCCAGGGCCTCTCTTGCCTTGATGCAGACCGCTCGTGCTCTGGCCCTGTTTGATGGGCAGGATTTTGTCACCCCGGATCATATTCAGGAAATCGCTGTCCCGGTGATTGCCCACCGGCTCGTGCTTGATCCCCAGGCTCGATTCTCCGGCCAGACCGCCCAGGGCATTGTTGAAGAACTGGTGGAAACGATTCCGGTCCCTGCGTAA